The DNA window aaggaaaaggaaggtAATGAATAACTCAATTCCTTAGaaggaattttaaaataagatttatgGCAGCTAGTGTCCTTGATGAAaatacatcatacatcatattaACATTAGAACTTACAGAAGCAAGTCGGCATTCGACTACTCTGTTATTATAATTTGTGGCAGCAGTGACTGCTTTCTGTGATTCGGCTAGAGAATGGGCTATAACAAAAATCCCACCAGAAGGAAGTTGCACATCAGTAGCGCGAATAGGGTTGAAATCAATCAGTTCTGCAAAACCAGATTTGGCCATAACAGAGATTGCCTGCAAGGATAATTGGATAGCGTTTACAATCATTGGAAACTATTTGAAGCTAGAAGAAACTCTCATATTGACCATTACATAGAATTGAAATGAAGCCACAGATCAACTTTCTAAACAATCGAACAAATAGATTTATTCACACTAGTTTTTCAATTAAGCGATTGTAGTGAGAATCTATCTGTGGCCTttgcaataaaataatatcaaacaaaacccaccactagcacaAGCCGTTTAATGAGGAAAACGAATGGCCTGCTTAGCCGATCGTTTAGTTTGTATAATTGTTCCTAAGGACTGTGATTAGGTGGCTTGAATATTAAGGTTATTATATAACTATTAAGAAACACAtgattttcaaaagaagaacaactTCAAGTATTCTCCTGGACAAATTATTCACAAGTCACGagtataattaaagaaaaaagggaaaaacatAGATAAGAGTTAGCTGAACATGTGTTCCTCTCtctttccaaaaaaaaaatagataatagtTTTAAAGAACTTTTTCACAACCCTTTATTGCTCTGTTCTCCATGTTAAGTCTATTAATTgcaaagtaaagaaaaaataccTGATCCATTCCACCAGATTGTGTACCAATGTGTCGTTCACATTCACAGGTAAGTTGGGCAATTTCTTTCTGTACCACAAGGGAATTTTTGTAAGATTCCTTAGATTCAATCTGactaaatatcaaataattgaGCTTCATTGATGTGGAAACAACCAAATTTACCAAATCAACTCAAGTTAAATCACACTATACAAGTGTACCAAGTCGCATCTGGTAAGTAGTAGATGACTAGATGGACAAATTCTGGttcatttaactaaaaaagacAATGAGAATGCAATCATGTTCAGCCAGTGgacccaaaattttataataatgctTACTACAGTGCTATAGATTTAGCTCATTGTCCCCAACAATTCACTTCAAAAGTTCATGAATTAAGCCATCAAGTCACTTTACTGGAATTGGATCTGGaatgttgaactaaaaataaataaataaataaataaaagaacacaATGCAAGCTTCTGAAGGTTCAAATTCCAATGACTTATAACAAGCAAACAAGGTACCTCCTATGATCTGTGGACCAAATCTgagataataataacaacCATTGGGGAGTATCAAGGTCTACCAGAAAATATGAATTGGGACTTAGGATACCATAGAACAATTTACAAACCCAATATATGTAAATCATCAAGTCAAAATCCAAGTCAGTCTTAGACACAGTAGCGTACACTCATACAGTAATCAGAGCATGAGGGTAAGGTGTTAACACCTTGGGAAAGTTGGCACCAAGAACAGCCATTATTGCAATGGTAGAAGAGCAAACAAATGCAGCAGAGCTTGATAATCCAGATCCtgaatgaaaagaataattcTCATATTACTTTATCACGTCACAAATTTTTGCTGCCACAAAATATTGAGCTAATGACTTCAGTTGTTTTTACTAAAAATCTCTACCCTCCATGCAAACTTCTAAACTGCAGTAACTAACAGACATCATTGTCCGTTTGAATGAAAAAgtacacaaaacaaaaacctgTAGGCACTGTTCCATCAACAAGAACGTCAAGTCCAACTGGCACACCAACATCTTGTCCTTTTGACTTTGCAAATTCGTAATAGCCTTTGTACCTGAAAGGCAAAGACCTTCAGATTCTGCCGGATATGTGATTGACCCTTAAATTTTGTGTAGATCATACACATCCTATGCTAAGATCATTACATTTTTAACATTATAATTTGATCATGCTGGTTTAGCTTAAAGTTCATCACTGTCTTGAAAGTATTGATTAGGATAAAAGTAAAACCtaagaacataaatatcatgCATTCATATCATCTAAAAACAAGTTGCATGCACAATGGTAACAACATcccattaaaataattatacaaaatgaaatcagaaaataaataatgcatACTCACCCACAGAGGAAATAGTGTCCCCATTTGTGATTCTTCAAGTCAACTTCCTGTAAAATGAACAAGAGAAATTATAAACACAGCTGAAGTTGGGAATATTTTGTAGTTGCAACTTGTTTGAATGATAGcgttatagtttttttttttatcagaaAGGGCATTTATACAAATAGTATgatataaaaatgtattttccATATTTAGCTAGAAGTTCagaattgttgaaattatgtTCATCTAATACTaacataatttcaaatataatttaaaataaaacaccataataaaagtcaaattaaaaaatttggaatctGTAACGTTTTTAGAAGTACATAATGAGTTTATACAATTTAGTAAAacttctgaaaaaaaaaaagaagaaaaaagagccTTCTGGCCAACACATTTACAGATCGACAATTGCAACGTCGAGCATAAATTTTCTATACGAACGCTACGTTATATGAATGCAAGATGCCGGAGGAAAAGTAGGACGACGAGTGGTTAGCAGATCGAAACGATGTCGAGTGAATTTTACAAACCAATTTAGCTCATACCTGATCAGGATCAGCAGGATAAGTACATAGCGAGTATTTATCATTAACATTAGCAATTTTGAGAAGATGATTCGCCTCTCCGGCGTCGTGCTTCCGTATTGCCACGATCGTATCTTGCCGAATCGCCATCGGCAACACCGAATATCCTTCATAGTCAATGTGCTCTCCGATCAAGTTCACTCTCCCTACACTCCGCCgtttcaaccaaaaaaagagGTTAGAACcagaatcaaatcaaaacagtATCATCAAAACGAAGAACAAACATTACAGAGAAACCGAACAAAGCTGGGAAACAGAAAAATACCTGGAGAACGAGCAAAGACATCAGGAGGATGGCCGAACACTTGGAGAAACTTGGCCTTGAGATGATCAAATCGAAGCCGAGCATCCTCGAGCTGAGATCCATCGCCGTAAACCGGttcaagagaagagaaagTAGGGATCGGAAGGTCCTCGTGTTTCGCCATTactctccttcttcttcctcctttccGAGCAGAAATCACACAAATTCGCCCTCAACAACAGGTACAAATTCAGATTGAAAATGGCAGAGAAAGATCAGTATACGATTTATGACAACAAATGAAGATTCAAACTGATGAAAGCTTTTCCACTCTCGAATCGCACTAAATTTTCGGCTTACCCTCAAATAAATCGATACCAAAGAGAGAGTTAGttgagaacgaaatattcaataaatattcaGAGCAAAAGCctaatgtattttatttgatgGACACAACGCACGAGAATGGCACGTGCGGATGAGACCAAAATGCCACGTCAGctgagattaaaaaataagactATTTCTTCTTATCTATTTCTGCccttggttttgttttgtcgttatgtgattttcttcagattaaataatacttattttttttttatatacaaatatttactaaaatttttgtaaattgtgattaaaaattatgaaaggcttaattaatacaaatatctctaaattctaaaaaaaaaataaattttttttaataatatctgtaaattttcaaattaaaagcTTCCTATGGAAggtaaaaactttttattatttatattaataaacttttaaaacatcattattattttttatactaattgtatttttttaacttttttttttttttgaaaaaaattaaagggtattaataaaaaaattaatatattttatataaactattaatagtttaatttcaaaattaaaagtaggagtattttaaaaaaaaaaattaaaaaattaaaaatattattaaaattttaaaaaaaataaaaatattttttagacaaattATAATGTctagagtatttttttttaattatttaacctaaacaaaaactatttagactttgaaaattataaaatttataaaatttagggatattttttataatttaatccttgttttttcaaaataataagaaattaattttttttttatataattgtaaataaataggattttttaatttaattttagtttatttattttattggcgACAGAGACACGAGGAAtcgaattattattattataaaaggCTGTTCGCTTGGGTCCAAAAGTACCTGCGTcagagaaagctcaaaaagtCAAGTTGGCAAAAgaatccaattttcttttttcttttttcttttcatatttttttcttttttttaaatgcccaacttttcaaaaatggtccttaatttttatattgctttttaaatataaatgccCCAAACTTTAGTGgtaattaatacaattatttttctaaaatattttaaaattttgagaatattttttaaatatattcataattttcattaagaatattcctgattttttttaaattttaaaaggtattattaaaatacaaatattttttaaaataattttaaaattttaaaaatatttttaaaattttgaggatatttttttaatatattaataattttcatacaaaattaatgataagaatattcctcaattttttttttaatttaaaaggtattattaaaatatataaaaatatatttttattaatttagtttttatatatatatatatatatatatatattgtaaattCACTAATTTTAGTATATCAAATTTGGTAATTAATACACAAATTAATTAtcgaatatttatttttggtattcactaaaaatatttttaaattatttttttaagataaagattcaaatttctaaatatgttaatttaatccattttagaaatttgttattatatttgttgggtagtaattttaaattttcttaaaatgggtatccaaatattttaatttttaatattatttggataattttcaattacaatttttccctttcaaaatatattttcttttctttttaatttaattttaaatataaaaacgaGTTAACGTATTGATTCTGtacatttatatattatttatatacattattatataaaaataataattatgtttgCTGTTGAgagtaattaaatttaaacgaAGTGAATatgtaatttattaaataaaactatattattgagaatttgttcaacactaaattaatttataatatagtatTATAAGCATAtgctttttataaaaaataagtatattGCTTGAAATTATGGCACATTATTCTCATACACTAATGTTGCAAATCAAAGACCATAACGTATTCTATAAAAGTTATTCTCGAGCATCTGGATGTCGAGTGCTcggtttctctctcttgtctTGTTTTTTCGTATTAACTTATGAcctaataaatcaattaatttatacaaCACGATAACTACAAAAAGTAACGATTTTATGGTAATTTTGAGGTTATGTATACCTAATTTTCTATTGATTTTCAcgtttttttaggttaaattttaaatgttatcTAAATACGAGCATGGGATATGAATGGAAACCATGATCCCGATTCTTATTGTTAACcttatcttttcatttttgcttTTGACAAAAGGGAGAGAAATGGGCAAAAATGTAATTGTACGTTTTAGTTCTATGATATGTAAGGGTGAGACATTTATGGGTCGAATTTGGTTTACTTCAACAAGTTGAGCTATGTTTCACATATATCTCACAACATCGTTACTTTTCTCTCCAAAGTATGTATATGTGaaagtgaaaatttgaactgtctttttttctttttaaagaagACTATAATTGTAagagcccaagcccattgttagtctctttggactttccctttcggacttacttcaagatttttaaaacgcgtctgcgtctaaagagagattttcatgcccttataaagaatgctttgtttctgtctataaccgatgtgggatctcacaatccacccccctttgggtcctagcgtcctcactagcactcgttcccctctccaatcgatgtggggatctcataatccaccccgcTTTAAGGTCCAGCGTGTGAgcatcccacattggttggggaggagaacgaagcaccttttataagggtgtggaaacctttttcctagcagacgcattttaaagcctcgagggaaagcctgaaagaaaaagcccaaagatgacaatatcagCTAACGATggacttggaccgttacaaatggtatcagagccagacatcggactatgtgccaacaaagaggttgttcccccaagggagtagacacgagacggtgtgccagtaaggacgctgggccccaaagggaggtggatttggtaggggtcccacatcaattggagaaaggaaagagtgccagcaggacgttgagccccgaagggggtagaatgtgagagtcccacattggttggagaggagaacgaaacacctttcataaggatgtgaaaaccttttcctagcagacacgttttaaagccttgagggaaagctcaaagaggacaatatctgctagcggtggacttgagccgttacacagcgtgggccccgaaggggggtagattgtgagagtcccacattagttggggagagaacaaaacacccttttataagggtgtaccGGAAACTTCCCCTGctaagggaaaacccaaagaagacaactTTAGCAGATacgttgaggggaagcccaacagggaaaacccaaaggcccaaaacagaaaatccaaagaagacaatatctgctagcagtagacCTTTGCCATTACACAGCATCCTCAccggcacaccgcccagtgtctagctctgataccatttgtaactacGAAACCGAGTTGAGAACACGTTGAACCGAGCTGAGAGGAACGAAGCTTTAATTAGTTGAACGATGCTCACCGTAAACATTACGAATAGTTAACATTTACTCATTCCAAATTAAGTATAGAACACGTTGTATCCATGCTTATCCAAACATAATCTTCACTAGCTTAGGTTGGTGGTTCAAACATAATACTTTATCTTCATTATGCTTATTATGTTTCACATTAGGTAGGTTGTTCCCCACAATGGCATCCAATTCCCTAACCTACAATTGTGCACTCAAGACTAACCCCATGTTCATATTTGGTGCACAAATCAACTCACATGGCTAACCTTTCTCGTCAAGGACATGGCCACAACTCCAACCTCCCATGCTCGCTTGCACCGACAGCATGGAACATTGTCGTTTGAAAATGTCTTTCCATGGTCAAATTCCTTACCTTTCCGAGTCAAATTCAATTCTGCCAACCTCATCCTAACAAGCATTCCAACCAAACTGTCTTTCTCGATCTTCCTTAATTTCCGCAAAATTTTTAGCAAAAAACTAGGATAAATACAAACCAAATTAAGCAAAACCAAGACACAGCTCATCAAATTGCCCATTGGTTGGTTTTTGTAATTTACACCTCACCTTGGCTTAAATCACACCACTTGCCTTATCAAGCcttcatatatacatacatatatatacgaTTTTTAGGTTCGGTCGTGATTTAACGTGTCGGGACAAGCTATAAACTTTTAACGTAATTATcgattttttgaaattttttgaagaGGGTTTGTAAAAAAacgtgatttttttttactttaagaCATCGAAAAGGGAAAATTGTTCGTTCGAGTGTTGTTTTTCGTTCTGTTTCG is part of the Cucurbita pepo subsp. pepo cultivar mu-cu-16 chromosome LG03, ASM280686v2, whole genome shotgun sequence genome and encodes:
- the LOC111791010 gene encoding galactokinase-like gives rise to the protein MAKHEDLPIPTFSSLEPVYGDGSQLEDARLRFDHLKAKFLQVFGHPPDVFARSPGRVNLIGEHIDYEGYSVLPMAIRQDTIVAIRKHDAGEANHLLKIANVNDKYSLCTYPADPDQEVDLKNHKWGHYFLCGYKGYYEFAKSKGQDVGVPVGLDVLVDGTVPTGSGLSSSAAFVCSSTIAIMAVLGANFPKKEIAQLTCECERHIGTQSGGMDQAISVMAKSGFAELIDFNPIRATDVQLPSGGIFVIAHSLAESQKAVTAATNYNNRVVECRLASIVLGIKLGMKPKEAIEKVKTLSDVEGLCLSFAKERNSSDPVLAVKELLKEEPYTAEEIEQITVDNLPSVLDNSPTSLDVLKAAKHFKLYQRASHVYSEARRVYAFKDAVSSSLSEEDKLKKLGDLMNDSHYSCSVLYECSCPELEELVKICRDNGALGARLTGAGWGGCAVALVKEAIVPQFILNLKEKFYKSRIDRGTIKNNDVDLYVFASKPSSGAAIFQF